The DNA segment GGCAAGCAACACACCGATAATCACCATACCCTTGCCGGCATCGGTCACACCGGCCAGAACACGCTTGAACATTTCGCCAACCGACAGCCGCCCGGCAGACGTCGCCACAAAGGCAATCAGAAGTGCGATCATCCCGTAAAAGGCTGAGGTCGCAACCGACCGCCCCATGAAGATACCAACCGCAAGTCCCCCAAGGGCTGCGATGATCGGCAGTACCTTGCGCAAGGCAAGAATTTCTGACCAGGCCGGAAGCTCATCCTCGGGCACCAGTTTAAGGTTCCGTCTGGTGGCGACGATGTGAACCGTCACAAATACCGACAGATAAAACAGCACCGCTGGAATGATTGCCGCGACCATGACATCGACATAGGCAATGCCAAGGATCTCGGCCATCACAAAGGCGGCCGCCCCCATGATCGGTGGGGCAATCTGCCCACCGGTGGAGGCAACGGCCTCAACGGCCGCGGCCAGTGGCCCGGGATAGCCAAGACGACGCATCATCGGGATGGTGAAGTTGCCGGTGGTGGCAACATTGGCAACCGCCGATCCGGAAATCATTCCGAACAGACCGCTGGAAATGATCGCGATTTTGGCGGCACCGCCCTTTTGGCGACCACCAAGACGCATCGCCAGATCCATAAAGCTTTGCCCGCCACCGGTATGAAGCAACAAGGCACCAAACAGCACGAAGGCCGCAATCACGGTGGCGGCAACGCCGGTCAGCATGCCCCAAATTCCAAGATCGCCAAGGAAAATGGTTTCGGTGACAAACTCGATATCAAAACCGCGATGCCCCAGACTGCCCGGAAGATATTCGCCAAGCAGCGCATAAAGCAGCCCGACAATCACAAGGACCGGGAAAATCGCCCCCACGGCACGGCGGCCAATTTCAAGAACCGTCACCACCAGACCAACGGTCAAGGCCATGTCCAGTTGCGTCGCCCATGGCAAGGTGGTCATGATTTCATCGTAGTTCACGACGATATAGCTACATGCGCTGATCGTCACAGCGGCCAGCAACAGATCAACGATCAAACCGATTGTTCGCCAACCTGTTCCCTTGCCCAACGGATAAAGACTTAGTCCAAGGCACGTCACAAGTGCGAGGAAAACCGCCCTTTGAATAAGGCTCTCAAATGGGCCGGTTGCAGCGGTATAGAAGACGAATATACCCACAAGCAACGCAAACCCGTCGCGGATGCGCACAGACATGACGGTTTTCCTCTAAGAGTTCCGGTTTCTTGTTATTTGGACGGATCGAGTTTGGCCGGGATATCGTAGCCGTTCTCGCGGAACCACTTCGCAGCCCCGGGATGCAGCGGGATTGTCGCATACTGCAAGGTCAGCTCGGCCAGATTGACCCCTTTGACACTTGCCATTGCGGTGCCCTGCACTTCCTTGTCAGACATGATTGCGTCAACAATCTTGTAGGCTGCATCTTCCGAAAGACTTTCAGCCGCACCAACGCCAACACCAAAGCTCCAGGTGGAATAGGCATCAACACCGTCTGCGGCACCTGCGGGGATATCAACAACCGAGATATCAGGCATCTTTTCAATCAGGGCCTGTTTCTGATCATCGGTCAGGCTGAGGACCTTGATCGGTGTAAATGTTGCGATATCAAGTGTCGAGCTATCAAGTTTAAGACCGGCACCGGATTTCACATAACCGGTGACACGGTTGTCCTTGATCATGTCCACAACATCGGTGGTCGAACCACGGACATATTCAGCCGAAAGGCCAAGGGCCTCGAACACGGCCTCTGTCGTGCTTTCGGTTGCTGATCCCTTGATACCGGGATTAAAGCGCTTGTCGGCAAGATCGGAAAGCGATGCGATACCGGAATCTTCACGCACAATCACGTTCTGCGGTGCACCGGTATAAACCCACAACAGACCAAGCCCGTCCATCGCGCGACCGTCAAAGGCCTTGGTCCCGGCATGGGCGTGTTGCGCAACATTGGTCGTGACCAGACCAAGGTCGATCTGATCGCGTTCAATACGGCGCAGGTTGTCCATCGTCGCACCGGTTTCAACAACCGATGCCTCGATACCATTGTCCGCATCGTTGATCAACTTGGCCACAGAAACAAAATAGCCGTAATGCGAAGATGATGCAGACGTCGAGCCGATCAGCAGCTTTTCCTGTGCGAAAGCCGGTACCGACAAACCAAAGGCGAGCACGCCCGCCAAGGCGAGTTTTGAAAGTTTCATAATGTATTCCTCCCTATGCCGTCATCGGCATGTTTAACGTTCCGTCGGCAAGTCTTGTGCTTGGTTGTTTTTGGACGGACCGAAAGTGTCGACCAGTTTCTTTGTTGCAGGAAGATCAAATAATGAGATAATTGATGCATGAAACGCATCAATCTTGATACCGAAGAAATAAGATCCTTCTGTCTTCTTGCCGAAACGGGCAGTTTTCGCAAGACGGCTCAACGACTTGGCATCTCGGGATCAACCCTCAGTCGGCAAATCAGCCGGATCGAAGATCGCACGCAGGCGCGGCTTTTTGACCGCGACACCCGAAATGTCGCACTGACCGAACAGGGAAAAATGTTTCTCAGACTGGCGGAAAGGATCCTGAATACCACTGACTCCGCCCTCGACGAGTTTGACACCTACCTCAATACCAAACGTGGAAAACTGACAATCGCCGGCCTGCCGTCGGTAACGGCCGGGCTGTTGCCACCGCTGATTGCCGAATTCATGCAGGCCCACCCGAATGTCGATGTTCAGCTAAATGACATGCTGTCCGAGGGGGTCTTGCGCGAAGTCGAAATGGGGCGTGCCGATATCGGCTTTACCGCCGATGTGGTCGAGGACACCGATAACCTGTCCTTCCAACGATTGCTGAGCGACCGCTTCATCGCCGTCGGGGCACCGGGCGGGTTTCTTGACGAAAACCGGACCTATCAGTGGGAAGAAATCCTGTCGCAGCCAATGGTTGCAATGTCGCGTGAAACAAGTGTGCGCTCGATCATTGATGCCGCCTGCAACCAGCACGGCTTTGCCTTTCACCCCCGCTTTGAGGTGGCCCATCTGGCAACTGCAGGCGCACTTGTGTCCCAGGGGCTCTGTATTACGGCCCTGCCGTCCCTGACGCTTCCGGTTCTTGGGCGCGCCCCGCTTGTTTTCCGGCAACTGGAAAGCCCGGTTTTGTTGCGCCATATCGGTCTGATCTGGCGATCGGGCCGCACCTTGCCGCCGGCGGCACAGGCATTTTTGCATCTGGTGCGCAGCCGCAATCTCAAATCACTGGTCGCACATCTGGAAACCGAAAACACAGTGGCGTAGCGTCCCTTGGATGCGTTTTTGCACCCTTTACGGATACATCCGCATCTTAAATCTCCTTATGCGCGATAACATATCGAAGCCTGGAAGGATTATACTTCTGTTACCATTCACAGGCTGGTCATCACGACCGGCTTGTGCTAGCAACCGATGCATCACCACATAACGCTTCAGGACCGGAATTTATGGCTGATTATGATGTCAAGCCGCTGATAACGGCGGACGAGATTGCCACCAAAATCGATGCGCTTGCCGCCGAGATCAATGAAAGCTTCAAGGATACCGAAAAGCTGATTGTCGTCGGTCTGCTGCGCGGCTCGTTTGTCTTCATCGCCGATCTGGTGCGCAAACTGACCGTACCGGTCGAAGTCGACTTCATGGTCGCATCAAGCTACGGCGATTCCACGGAAAGTTCGCGCAATGTGCGCATCGTCAAGGACCTTGATGGTCAGATCCGTGGCAAGGATGTCGTGCTGGTCGAAGACATCATTGATACCGGTTATACCCTGTCGGAAGTGGTGCGCCTTCTGAAAACCCGCGATCCGAACCGTCTGGAAATCTGCACGCTTTTGAACAAGCCGTCGCGCCGCGAAGTTGAAATCCCGATTGATTTCTGCGGCTTTGATATTCCCGATGAATTCGTGGTCGGTTATGGCATCGATTATGCCCAGAACAACCGAAACCTGCCCTTCATCGGCACGGTCCATTTCCACGGCGAATAAGCCGGGCGAAAACAGAATTGAAAAAGGCGGGCAGCTTGATCAGCTATCCCGCCTTTTTTGTATTCGGATCATGGTGGCTTTCTTGGGTTTCCATGTGTCCCTTCGGGGGATCAAAAACACCAAGAGCAGCAAGGTCGGTGACCATTTTATCAAACCCGGATTGCATGCGCGGTTTGTTGCCTTGTCCTGTGGCATAGCCGGTCATGGCCGAATGCACCAAAAGATCGAACAACATGTCGTCTTCGGTTTTTTGCCTGCGCGCAGCATCGTCATGCACGGCTGCGGGATCAACCGCGTCGCCGGGATCACGCTGTAACATGATGGCAAGAGCCACCAGCCCCAGTGTCACCAGCGTGCCGCCAATCGCCATGGCAGCAGCAATCGCGCCAAAGGATGCGGCAATCGCCATATAGATGGCCGCCAGCAAGAACCCTGCCCCGATCAACATCACAACCGCGATCGCGGCAAAAGCCGCGCCCTTTCGGACCGCGGCCTTTGCCTGATCGACAAGTATGTCGGTCAGCTGATCAATCATTTCTGCAGCAGACGGCCGACAAGCAGGCCGACACCAAAGGTCACGGCTACAGATGCCAGCGGGTTCTCGCGAACCTGATCCACAGCCACACCGCGTGCATGATCAAACTGATCACGCGCCTGACCGGTCACTTCACGAATGCGTTCCGCAGCCGCCTGCGTTCTGGTCTCGGCCGCCTGACCACCCATCGTCTTCAGGGTTTTGGTGATTTCGGCCAGATCGTTACGCAACGCATCGACGTCAGCCTGAAGTTTTGCATTATCAGCAGTCGTCTCGGTCTTGGTCGCCATGGTTTTCTCCTATTGTCTTGAAAACAGCAACACACAACAAACGTGCGGACATGGCATAAGGTTCCCCAACCAATTGTGATGATTTCGGGGCATAACGGTTTGACCATAAATAAAAACGCGGCAAGCGATACCAAAAAGAAACGGTCCGCGTGGGTTGCGGACCGTTTCATGACCTGTCGGACTTCTGGGCGGAATTGGAGAGTGGGACTTCTCCGTCGGGGGTGGGTATCCCCGTTACATCAGTAAGGCAAACCGACGTAATTTTCCGACAGGGTTTTCAAACCTGCTTTTGACGACAGGATATATTCAAGTTCTGCATCACGAATGCGACCATCGAACTCTTTCTGATCGCCAAAGGTATGCAGCATGGAGGTCATCCACCACGAGAACCGCTCTGCCTTCCAGACACGCGCAAGGGCCGTATCGGAATAGCTTGCCAGCAGGTCTTCGCGGTTGGATTTGTATTTTGCGATCAAGGCTTCGGACAGGTAGTGAACGTCACTTGCGGCAAGGTTAAGGCCCTTGGCACCGGTCGGCGGCACAATATGGGCGGCATCACCGGCAAGGAACAGACGGCCATGTTGCATCGGTTCGGCAACAAAACTGCGCAACGGGGCAATGCTTTTTTCAAACACTTCGCCTTCATTGACCAGTTCTGCATCTTCTTCGCCAAGCCGGGTGCGAAGCTCATCCCAGAAGCGATCATCTGACCAGTCTTCGATCTTGTCGGTGATGGGCACCTGGACATAGTGGCGAACGACCTTGTCGGACCGCATCGAACACAGTGCAAAGCCGCGGTCATGCTTGGCGTAAATCAGTTCTTCGGCAACCGGTTTTGCATGGGCGAGAACACCCAGCCAACCAAACGGATAGACCTTCTCGAACTCCTTGACGCCCGGCAGGGTCTTGCGACCGACGCCGTGGAAACCGTCACACGCCGCAATATAGTCGCACGTCAGTTCAAGCGCATTGCCATCTTTGACATATCGAACACTTGGCGTGTCGCCATTGATATCATGCAGGCTGACATCTTCGGCTTCGAAGATGATTTCTCCACCGTGATCAAGGCGCGCCTGAATCAGGTCCTTGGTGACCTCTGTCTGGCCATACACCATGACGGTCGAACCACCGGTGAGTTCTTCCATATTCACATGGGTGCGCTTGCCATTGACGCTGATATAGATGCCACCATGGATGATGCCTTCCTTGTTCATGCGGGCATCAACACCAACACGCTTCATCAGATCGACCGTTCCCATTTCAAGAACGCCTGCACGAATGCGACCTTCGACATAGTCGCGGCTTTTGCGTTCCAGAATGACGGACTCAATCCCCTGCACATGCAGAAGATGTGACAGCAGCAGACCAGCCGGGCCCGAACCAACGATAACGACAGGGACATGCATGACGATTTCCTCACAAGATCACGGTTTTTGGTTCTGTTTTTGAATTGGAACAAGAACCGTTCCATTGCGGAAAGAATACGCCTGTTGCTGTTGGGACAGAATGGACAAACCGGGATAATGATTGGACAAATCGAACATGTATTTGGTTTTGGTTATACCTTGCGCGTGATCTGGTTCTAACCATCAGACGGACGCCCTGTCGCCAAAGGCCGATCCTTGGCCGGAGACAGGTGCGATAATGCCGGAAAATTCATCGTATTTGTCGTCGTGATGAAAAATTCATCCTGTGAACTGTCGATCCTTTGTCAGCACTATGCTAAGTTGTTTCTTTCGGCCCTGCACAATGGCCCAAAACCCCTTTAAACCGCGACAGAACGGGAAGATGCCTCAAAGCCGCGCCATCGCCATTTTCACAGATCTTGACGGCACATTGCTTGATCATGACACCTATAGCTGGACGGATGCCCGCCCCGCACTGGATCGGCTGAAGCAGCTTTCCATCCCCCTGATCGCGGTATCTTCAAAAACACTCGCCGAACTGGAACATATCAATCAGACATCCGGTCTGTTTGACGGACTTATCGGTGAAAACGGCGGCGTTATCGCGCTGAATGGCAATGTCGAACAATATGGCCCGGCCAGCGAAACCGTTGATCGCACCCGCGAAGAAATCAAGTCGGCCGTCACGGTCCCGGTCGAAAGCTTTCGCACCGTAAGCCCGGAAATCATCGCAACAGAAACCGGCTTGCCGCTTGAAGACGCCATACGCGCCGGTCAGCGTCATTGTTCAGACCCGCTGATCTGGCAGCCCGCAGCCAAGGACATCGCACTTGCCCGCAAGATCGCCGAAGAACATGATTTGACGCTGGTGAAAGGTGGACGGTTCCACACGTTATGCGGCCCATCAAGCAAGGGACAGGCGATGCGACGCATGGTCGAACGCCTGAGCGTCACCTGGCTTGATGACGCGCCTGAAAACAAACGCCAGCAACGCTTTACGACGATTGCGCTGGGCGATTCACCAAACGATATCCCCATGCTGGCCGAGGCAGACTACGCCGTTCAAATTCCGTCAAAGCATGGCAAACGCAGCGCGCCGTTGCTCGACCATCCCAACTTTCGTATTGCGCCCCAACCGGGACCGGCGGGATGGAACGAAACGGTTAACGACATTCTGGATCAGATAATAGGTCCTGCCCCTAATACCAATAAAAACAGCGAGGTACTTCATGGCTGATTTCCATCAGGGTGGCCCGATCACAACCCTTCATCGCATTCTTGACCGAAACCCGGAAGAACTCGCCTATGAAATGAACGCCTTTGCCCGTCAACGGCGTCAGACCCTTATTCTGCCCTGCCTGTATTCCGAATTGGAAACACCGGCGATGACAACAATTGTCGAGGGACTGAAACAGGCAACCTATATCGACCAGATCGTCGTCGGGCTTGATCGCGCCGATGCGCAGCAATACCTGCATGCGCGTGAGTTCTTCAAGGATCTGCCGCAACATGTCCGTATTCTGTGGAATGACGGGCCGCGTTTGCGCAGCGTTCATGATCGCCTGAATGAAAACAATCTGGCCCGTTATGAACCGGGCAAGGGTCGTAACGTTTGGTACTGCCTTGGCTATACGCTGGCATCCGGGCGCAGCTCTGTTATCGGTATCCATGACTGTGACATCGCGACCTATACGCCCGACCTTCCTGCCAAGCTGATGTATCCGATTGCCAATCCGGCATTCAACTTTGCCTTTGCCAAGGGCTATTACGCGCGTGTTGCCAATGGCACGCTTAAAGGCCGCGTGTGCCGCCTGTTTGTCACACCGTTGATCCGTGCGCTCAAGCAGGTTGTCGGCAAGACCGATTTCCTGAACTATCTTGATTGCTTCCGCTATGCGCTGTCAGGCGAAATGGCGATCCGAACCGATGTGGCCTATGGCCTGCGCGTGGCATCGGACTGGGGCCTTGAAGTTTCGATGCTTTCGGAAATGTATCGCAATCACACGGTCCATCGTCTGGCCCAGGTCGATATCGCCGATATCTATGACCACAAGCACCGCGAATTTGACCCGGCGCAAAAGGATGATGGCTTGTCGCGCATGGCAAGCGATATCGCCAAATCCCTGTTCCGCAAACTGGCGACCCAGGGCACGGTCTTCACCCCGGAAACCTTCAGAACGCTTAAGGCGACCTATTACCGGGCTGCCCTTGACCTGATTGAACAATACCGCGCCGATGCGCTGTTTAACGGGCTCAAGATCAATCGTGACGAGGAAGAAAACTGTGTCGAAGTCCTGTCCGAGGTGATCATCAGTGCCGGTCAGCACTATCTTGAAAACCCGCTTGAAAGCCCGTTCATTCCAAGCTGGCAGCGTGTTGAAAGCGCCATGGGCGACATCTTCGAACAGCTTTCAGGTGCAGTTGAAGATGACCTTAACGACATGGATATTGGCAAGGCATAACGCGCGCAAGTGATCGTGCCTAATCATCGACCGGAAAAATCGCAAGGAAGATCTGGATAACATCTTCCTTGCCCGGTTTTTGCCGCAGAACCGGCAAAAGCAACCGTATGCCGCTTTGCCATTCCCTTTGAAAAATGCGCAAATGATGGATCTGTGGTCGGCCCGTGGTTCTGACCTCGGTCATCGCCGCATGCAGTCCGCCTGAAAAGCGGCAATCGACTTCGCGGGCAAACGCACCGCGCCAGTTTTCACCGGTCAGTGCGATAATATTTTCGCCTTCAATCAGTATCTGAAAGTCATCCTTTTCCGGGACATATTCATAGATAGAAATATCGTCGATCCACGCGGCCAGGTTATCAGGCTGGAAATCTGATCGTGTGGGAAGATTGCCCTCTGACGCATGCGCGTTCCAGAAACCCAGAAGAGCCTGCGCAGCAGGCGACGCATCATCATCAAGATATGTTAACGGGATTTCCTTTTCACCGCCAAGCTTTGCCATACCATTCCCAGTCACACTGACATCGCATGCATGCATCCAGACATGCATTGAACCCGTCGTCCCTTTCTTTATCCACGTGGGGCGCGGCACCATGCGAAACAAGCGCGGCGTTAGTCCGGTTCGCTTTGCCCGCGATAGAGAAAATGGGTGACAAAGACCTGCTGGATCACCTTGCCAGCCCGGTCGGTGGTCTGGACCGGCAACATTATGCGCAGCCATTCCTCCCAAACCATGCGTTCATGCCCGACACGATGAAAGGCGGGCTTTCCGGTATCAATCACTTCCAGAAGCGTTGGATACACCGTGGTGCCGAAATCGAGATCAATCTGGCGCGGCGAGCATCCCTGATAACATTCGCCACTGGCGGCAATGATATTGGGTGCATCAATACGGATTATGAAATCACGTTTTTCGGGAAGGAATTCATAGATGCAGATGTCATCAATCCATTGCGACAGAACATCTGCATTCAGACGCTTGCGGTCCGGAATTTGCCCGTTACGTGCCGCATCCCACCAGATTTCCACATATGCCCGGACGCGGTAATCCGTATCATCGGGCAAATGAAGAACCCGAACTTCCTGCGCATAAGCCATTGCGCGCCATGCCCCTTGATCTCCCTTAATCCGGGCGACGAATACAGGAAAGACATATTGCGGTGCAATAGCAATTCATCACGCCACGCTCAACCGAAACTCAAATGATTACAAGCAGCATGACAAAGCTCGGAAAACCTGCAGAGTTTCACTACTTGGCGTCGGAAAAATTCCCGAAAAAAACGTCCGCTCTTTTAAACGCAAGCCCCTAAACCGGCATCGCATCCCGATAGCGTTGCAGCAGGCGGCTTTCGGTGCGGTTGCGGCCGTCCATGTTGGAAATCCAGACGATCTGGTACGGTGCGAGCTTCATCACGCCGTTATAGTCTTCTACGACCTGTTGTGTGATCAGGTCCTGCCAACCTTCAGTCATGATCAGGTTGATCTTGGATAGATCAAGGTCCTGCGGCTTTTCAGTCAGGTTAAACACGCAGAAGATGCTTTGCTCATTGAGGTGCGATTGCCGCCAGACACCCAGAAGTTCCGAGCCAAGATTAAGGGTATATTGCGTGGCATTCGGGTGGAAGGCCGGCTGCCCCTGACGGATCGACATCAGGGCGCGCAACTGATCAAAGGCCGAGCGCGCCGCACCCTCGCGTGACAGCGTTTCCTCGGCATCATCAAGCTTCCAGATTTTCCGGTTCAGACGCCTTGGAATACCGGTTTCCTCATAAGCCTTCTGATCGTTTTCGGTTGCGAGAATGGTCTGGATATAGATCGCCGGAATACCTTCGAGCGACATGGCAATCGCCTGGCTCATCACAAAGCGCTCAAGCCCCATGGTGGCCTCGCCAGCGAAATTTTGTGCCAGCATGCTAAACAGCGTGACATTAAGCTCGTAGGGCTTCTGCCCACCGCCCTTGAGCGCACGGTAACTGACCTGCCCGCCCATCTTGACCGCATGATCGCGCAGGCCTTCGATATCTTCATCCGGGATCAGGTTTTCGGCCGGGCGCAGGCCAATGCCATCGTGGCTGGCGGTGAAGTTAAAGAAGGTACAGCCCGCAGGCGCCGGTGGCATCGCCATGATGCATTTGCGGATAAAATCGCTTCGCCCGCTGAGCAACGCATGAATGATCACCGGCGGCAGCGAGAAATTATAAATCAGGTGCGCTTCGTCCTGATTGCCAAAATAGGACAGGTTTTCAAGCAGCGGCAGGTTGGTTTCGGTAATGAACAACACATCGGGATGTACCGCATTACACGCCAGACGCATCGCCTTGATCAGTTTATGAGTCTGATCAAGGTTGATCGAGGTCGTGCCGACTTCCTTCCAGATAAAGCCGATGGCATCCAGCCGCACCACGCGCACCCCGTGCTTGAGGTAGTTCAGAACGACCCGGAGCATCTCAAAAAATACGTCCGGATTACCGTAATCCAGATCGACCTGATCATAACTAAAGGTGCACCAGACCTGCTTTTCGCCCTGCTTGGTGACCACGTGATTGAGCAACGCATGACTGCGCGGGCGGACGACATCGGAAAGATCATCTTCAAGATTTGCGGTCTTGATATAATCAATGCCGGGTTTCTCGCCCGCCAGAAACTGCTGATACCAGGGGTGAGACGCCGAAATATGGTTGGCCACCAGATCGGCCATCACTGTGGCGTGCTTTGACAGTTCTTCGACATCGCTCCAGTCGCCGAGTTCCGGGCGCAGCATGTCAAAATCGCTGACCGAAAAGCCGTCATCGGATGTGAACGGATGGAACGGCAGGATATGAATCCCCGTCAGCCAGTCTTTCAGCCATTTGCGATGAAATTCGCCAAGGCTTTGCAGGCCTTTCTTGCCATCCTGCTGGATACTGTCGCCATAGGTGATCAGAAACGCATCGCGCTGATCCCATTTGCGCAAATATTCCTCTTTGGGTTCCGGCCCGTCGCCCTCAATCGGAAGACCAAGAACTTCAAAAACCCGGCGCACCAATTCCGT comes from the Thalassospira sp. ER-Se-21-Dark genome and includes:
- a CDS encoding TRAP transporter fused permease subunit — its product is MSVRIRDGFALLVGIFVFYTAATGPFESLIQRAVFLALVTCLGLSLYPLGKGTGWRTIGLIVDLLLAAVTISACSYIVVNYDEIMTTLPWATQLDMALTVGLVVTVLEIGRRAVGAIFPVLVIVGLLYALLGEYLPGSLGHRGFDIEFVTETIFLGDLGIWGMLTGVAATVIAAFVLFGALLLHTGGGQSFMDLAMRLGGRQKGGAAKIAIISSGLFGMISGSAVANVATTGNFTIPMMRRLGYPGPLAAAVEAVASTGGQIAPPIMGAAAFVMAEILGIAYVDVMVAAIIPAVLFYLSVFVTVHIVATRRNLKLVPEDELPAWSEILALRKVLPIIAALGGLAVGIFMGRSVATSAFYGMIALLIAFVATSAGRLSVGEMFKRVLAGVTDAGKGMVIIGVLLAGAQILVSMINMTGIGVTLSSMIVAIAGDSTVLVAIIVGLVCLIMGMGLPTTAAYVLVAAVLAPAMTAVGVEPLTAHLFVFYFATISVITPPVCVAVFVAAGIAQTNWLPAAFEAVRLGAMTYIVPFMLLLYPGMTAGGGGLAIINAVLSGLVLVVAIPALLGGQTFTGRLWLDRAMLVIVIGVALWPAFLTPMIAAVLLGGAFFVGRNMRRAAMEGGQ
- a CDS encoding TAXI family TRAP transporter solute-binding subunit, translating into MKLSKLALAGVLAFGLSVPAFAQEKLLIGSTSASSSHYGYFVSVAKLINDADNGIEASVVETGATMDNLRRIERDQIDLGLVTTNVAQHAHAGTKAFDGRAMDGLGLLWVYTGAPQNVIVREDSGIASLSDLADKRFNPGIKGSATESTTEAVFEALGLSAEYVRGSTTDVVDMIKDNRVTGYVKSGAGLKLDSSTLDIATFTPIKVLSLTDDQKQALIEKMPDISVVDIPAGAADGVDAYSTWSFGVGVGAAESLSEDAAYKIVDAIMSDKEVQGTAMASVKGVNLAELTLQYATIPLHPGAAKWFRENGYDIPAKLDPSK
- a CDS encoding LysR family transcriptional regulator; the protein is MKRINLDTEEIRSFCLLAETGSFRKTAQRLGISGSTLSRQISRIEDRTQARLFDRDTRNVALTEQGKMFLRLAERILNTTDSALDEFDTYLNTKRGKLTIAGLPSVTAGLLPPLIAEFMQAHPNVDVQLNDMLSEGVLREVEMGRADIGFTADVVEDTDNLSFQRLLSDRFIAVGAPGGFLDENRTYQWEEILSQPMVAMSRETSVRSIIDAACNQHGFAFHPRFEVAHLATAGALVSQGLCITALPSLTLPVLGRAPLVFRQLESPVLLRHIGLIWRSGRTLPPAAQAFLHLVRSRNLKSLVAHLETENTVA
- the hpt gene encoding hypoxanthine phosphoribosyltransferase; the encoded protein is MADYDVKPLITADEIATKIDALAAEINESFKDTEKLIVVGLLRGSFVFIADLVRKLTVPVEVDFMVASSYGDSTESSRNVRIVKDLDGQIRGKDVVLVEDIIDTGYTLSEVVRLLKTRDPNRLEICTLLNKPSRREVEIPIDFCGFDIPDEFVVGYGIDYAQNNRNLPFIGTVHFHGE
- a CDS encoding DUF883 family protein; translated protein: MATKTETTADNAKLQADVDALRNDLAEITKTLKTMGGQAAETRTQAAAERIREVTGQARDQFDHARGVAVDQVRENPLASVAVTFGVGLLVGRLLQK
- the pobA gene encoding 4-hydroxybenzoate 3-monooxygenase is translated as MHVPVVIVGSGPAGLLLSHLLHVQGIESVILERKSRDYVEGRIRAGVLEMGTVDLMKRVGVDARMNKEGIIHGGIYISVNGKRTHVNMEELTGGSTVMVYGQTEVTKDLIQARLDHGGEIIFEAEDVSLHDINGDTPSVRYVKDGNALELTCDYIAACDGFHGVGRKTLPGVKEFEKVYPFGWLGVLAHAKPVAEELIYAKHDRGFALCSMRSDKVVRHYVQVPITDKIEDWSDDRFWDELRTRLGEEDAELVNEGEVFEKSIAPLRSFVAEPMQHGRLFLAGDAAHIVPPTGAKGLNLAASDVHYLSEALIAKYKSNREDLLASYSDTALARVWKAERFSWWMTSMLHTFGDQKEFDGRIRDAELEYILSSKAGLKTLSENYVGLPY
- a CDS encoding HAD-IIB family hydrolase, which translates into the protein MPQSRAIAIFTDLDGTLLDHDTYSWTDARPALDRLKQLSIPLIAVSSKTLAELEHINQTSGLFDGLIGENGGVIALNGNVEQYGPASETVDRTREEIKSAVTVPVESFRTVSPEIIATETGLPLEDAIRAGQRHCSDPLIWQPAAKDIALARKIAEEHDLTLVKGGRFHTLCGPSSKGQAMRRMVERLSVTWLDDAPENKRQQRFTTIALGDSPNDIPMLAEADYAVQIPSKHGKRSAPLLDHPNFRIAPQPGPAGWNETVNDILDQIIGPAPNTNKNSEVLHG
- a CDS encoding glycosyl transferase, translated to MADFHQGGPITTLHRILDRNPEELAYEMNAFARQRRQTLILPCLYSELETPAMTTIVEGLKQATYIDQIVVGLDRADAQQYLHAREFFKDLPQHVRILWNDGPRLRSVHDRLNENNLARYEPGKGRNVWYCLGYTLASGRSSVIGIHDCDIATYTPDLPAKLMYPIANPAFNFAFAKGYYARVANGTLKGRVCRLFVTPLIRALKQVVGKTDFLNYLDCFRYALSGEMAIRTDVAYGLRVASDWGLEVSMLSEMYRNHTVHRLAQVDIADIYDHKHREFDPAQKDDGLSRMASDIAKSLFRKLATQGTVFTPETFRTLKATYYRAALDLIEQYRADALFNGLKINRDEEENCVEVLSEVIISAGQHYLENPLESPFIPSWQRVESAMGDIFEQLSGAVEDDLNDMDIGKA
- a CDS encoding PAS domain-containing protein, with protein sequence MHVWMHACDVSVTGNGMAKLGGEKEIPLTYLDDDASPAAQALLGFWNAHASEGNLPTRSDFQPDNLAAWIDDISIYEYVPEKDDFQILIEGENIIALTGENWRGAFAREVDCRFSGGLHAAMTEVRTTGRPQIHHLRIFQREWQSGIRLLLPVLRQKPGKEDVIQIFLAIFPVDD
- a CDS encoding alpha-amylase family glycosyl hydrolase, producing the protein MDRVVGTSGRIAFASAMRNLLADVYPGHDHTELVRRVFEVLGLPIEGDGPEPKEEYLRKWDQRDAFLITYGDSIQQDGKKGLQSLGEFHRKWLKDWLTGIHILPFHPFTSDDGFSVSDFDMLRPELGDWSDVEELSKHATVMADLVANHISASHPWYQQFLAGEKPGIDYIKTANLEDDLSDVVRPRSHALLNHVVTKQGEKQVWCTFSYDQVDLDYGNPDVFFEMLRVVLNYLKHGVRVVRLDAIGFIWKEVGTTSINLDQTHKLIKAMRLACNAVHPDVLFITETNLPLLENLSYFGNQDEAHLIYNFSLPPVIIHALLSGRSDFIRKCIMAMPPAPAGCTFFNFTASHDGIGLRPAENLIPDEDIEGLRDHAVKMGGQVSYRALKGGGQKPYELNVTLFSMLAQNFAGEATMGLERFVMSQAIAMSLEGIPAIYIQTILATENDQKAYEETGIPRRLNRKIWKLDDAEETLSREGAARSAFDQLRALMSIRQGQPAFHPNATQYTLNLGSELLGVWRQSHLNEQSIFCVFNLTEKPQDLDLSKINLIMTEGWQDLITQQVVEDYNGVMKLAPYQIVWISNMDGRNRTESRLLQRYRDAMPV